Proteins co-encoded in one Meiothermus sp. genomic window:
- a CDS encoding FdhF/YdeP family oxidoreductase produces the protein MKKGWSPETWVSLRPFGLGLQKPNNFLEVFRAIGENADNLEYAWRILRDGVCDGCALGTRGLRDWTIEGIHLCNIRLRLLRLNTMGPLKAEVLRNVEDLKSRSSAELRALGRLPYPMRRRRGEAGFTRISWDEALDRIAWRLCKTPPEKMGFYLTSRGTPNETYYVVQKAVRALGSNNIDNAARICHSPSTVALKAALGVAATTCSYRDLIGTDLVVFFGSNPAVNQPVMMKYLYYAKKAGTQVVCVNPYLEPAMRHYWVPSDPESALFGTKITDRFFQVQPGGDSAFITGTLKHLIEQGWLNQAFIAEHTEGFEALADQVKQTPWEALESLSGLSKAEMLEFALLLAKADRAVLVWSMGITQHRSGEESVQSIINLGLARGYLGREGCGLMPIRGHSGVQGGAEMGAYATVFPGGLPINAETAAALEKAWGFAVPSQPGLTVTEMLEGGLEVLWSVGGNFLETLPSPAQAEAHLAQVPLRVHQDIVLSSQMLVEPAEEVILLPATTRYEIPGGCSETTTERRVVFSPEIPGPRLPEARWEGEVFQEVVARMCRPELAEKVRFADTAAVRAEIARVVPLYDGIQHLKARGDAFQYGGPHLCPGGVCPTPSGRARFLPVALPQSAVPEGAFRLVTRRGKQFNSMVHEATDPINGAPREAVLMNPSDLERLGLKPGQPVWLHNPFGTLAGRVFAAEVRPGSLQVHWPEGNVLIDPRLRSSQAKIPAYKEAYVYIHTQPPPQSPHPNPAAAD, from the coding sequence GTGAAAAAAGGGTGGAGCCCCGAAACCTGGGTGAGCCTGCGGCCGTTTGGGCTGGGGTTGCAAAAGCCCAACAACTTCCTCGAGGTCTTCCGGGCCATCGGCGAGAACGCCGACAACCTCGAGTACGCCTGGCGCATCCTGCGCGATGGGGTCTGCGACGGCTGCGCCCTGGGCACCCGCGGCCTGAGGGACTGGACGATTGAGGGCATCCACCTCTGCAACATCCGGCTGCGCCTGCTGCGGCTCAACACCATGGGGCCCCTGAAGGCGGAAGTTTTGCGGAATGTGGAAGACCTCAAGTCCAGAAGCTCTGCCGAGCTGCGGGCGCTGGGCCGCCTCCCCTACCCCATGCGCCGCCGCCGGGGGGAAGCGGGGTTCACCCGGATCAGCTGGGACGAGGCCCTCGACCGCATCGCCTGGAGGCTCTGCAAAACCCCTCCCGAAAAGATGGGCTTTTACCTCACCAGCCGGGGCACCCCCAACGAGACCTACTACGTGGTGCAGAAAGCGGTGCGGGCCCTGGGCAGCAACAACATTGACAACGCGGCCCGCATCTGCCACAGCCCCAGCACCGTGGCCCTCAAGGCCGCGCTGGGGGTGGCCGCCACCACCTGCAGCTACCGCGACCTGATCGGCACCGACCTGGTGGTGTTTTTCGGCTCCAACCCGGCAGTTAATCAGCCGGTGATGATGAAGTACCTGTACTACGCCAAAAAAGCCGGAACCCAGGTGGTCTGTGTCAACCCCTACCTGGAACCGGCCATGCGGCACTACTGGGTTCCCTCCGACCCCGAGAGTGCGCTCTTTGGCACCAAGATCACCGACCGCTTCTTCCAGGTACAGCCGGGGGGCGACAGCGCCTTTATCACCGGAACCCTCAAGCACCTGATAGAGCAGGGCTGGCTGAACCAGGCCTTTATCGCCGAGCACACCGAGGGCTTTGAGGCGCTGGCCGATCAGGTCAAACAAACCCCCTGGGAGGCGCTCGAGAGCCTGAGCGGGCTCTCCAAAGCCGAGATGCTCGAGTTCGCCCTGCTGCTTGCCAAGGCCGACCGGGCCGTGCTGGTCTGGAGCATGGGCATCACCCAGCACCGCTCGGGCGAGGAGAGCGTGCAGAGCATCATCAACCTGGGCCTGGCGCGGGGCTACCTGGGGCGCGAAGGTTGCGGCCTGATGCCCATCCGCGGGCATTCGGGCGTGCAGGGCGGGGCCGAGATGGGGGCCTACGCCACGGTGTTTCCGGGCGGCCTGCCGATTAATGCCGAAACCGCCGCGGCCCTGGAAAAAGCCTGGGGCTTTGCGGTGCCCAGCCAGCCGGGCCTGACCGTGACGGAGATGCTCGAGGGGGGCCTCGAGGTGCTGTGGAGCGTGGGGGGCAACTTCCTCGAGACCCTGCCCAGCCCGGCCCAGGCCGAGGCCCACCTGGCCCAGGTGCCGCTGCGGGTGCACCAGGACATCGTGCTGTCGTCGCAGATGCTGGTCGAGCCCGCCGAGGAGGTGATTCTGCTCCCCGCCACCACCCGCTACGAGATTCCGGGCGGCTGCAGTGAAACCACCACCGAACGCCGGGTGGTCTTCAGCCCCGAGATCCCCGGCCCCCGCCTGCCCGAGGCCCGCTGGGAGGGGGAGGTCTTTCAGGAGGTGGTGGCCCGCATGTGCAGGCCCGAGCTGGCCGAAAAGGTGCGCTTTGCCGATACCGCCGCGGTGCGGGCCGAGATTGCCCGGGTCGTCCCCCTCTACGACGGCATCCAGCACCTAAAGGCCCGGGGCGACGCCTTCCAGTACGGGGGGCCCCACCTCTGCCCCGGCGGGGTCTGCCCCACCCCCAGCGGGCGGGCCCGCTTTCTGCCGGTGGCCCTACCCCAAAGCGCTGTGCCCGAGGGCGCTTTTCGCCTGGTTACCCGGCGCGGCAAGCAGTTCAACAGCATGGTGCACGAGGCCACCGACCCCATCAACGGCGCCCCCCGCGAGGCCGTCCTGATGAACCCGAGCGACCTGGAAAGGCTGGGGTTGAAGCCCGGCCAGCCGGTCTGGTTGCACAACCCTTTTGGCACCCTGGCGGGCCGGGTCTTCGCGGCCGAGGTACGGCCCGGCAGCCTCCAGGTGCACTGGCCCGAGGGCAATGTCCTGATTGACCCCAGGCTGCGCTCGAGCCAGGCCAAAATTCCGGCCTACAAAGAGGCGTATGTCTATATCCACACCCAACCACCGCCCCAAAGCCCGCACCCGAACCCGGCTGCTG
- a CDS encoding arginine-tRNA-protein transferase: protein MVPYLNEYFLAAEVEPKTMDRLWAEGWRHFGEYFFRYSQTRSHTVLPLRVRLAGFVLRRSQQRVLKKNQDIQVKLQPAFVNAQVEALFARHKTRFSHSIPKSIYNFISRHPAHIPCRCHSLTLHHQGRLVGISYLDEGAQATSSVYQCFDPDLSKRSLGILMILHSILLSRAWGKAYYYPGYAYPEPSEYDYKKRLGALEYFDWQGHWLEFEDTPTPQSGR, encoded by the coding sequence ATGGTGCCCTACCTGAATGAGTATTTTCTGGCCGCTGAGGTCGAGCCCAAGACCATGGATCGGCTCTGGGCCGAGGGCTGGCGCCACTTCGGGGAGTACTTTTTTCGTTACAGTCAAACCAGAAGCCACACCGTGCTGCCCCTGCGGGTGCGGCTGGCCGGGTTTGTCCTGCGTCGAAGCCAGCAGCGGGTGCTCAAGAAGAACCAGGACATCCAGGTAAAGCTACAGCCGGCCTTTGTGAACGCCCAGGTGGAGGCGCTTTTTGCCCGGCACAAAACCCGCTTTTCCCACAGCATCCCCAAAAGCATTTACAACTTCATCTCGCGGCATCCGGCCCATATCCCCTGCCGCTGCCACAGCCTGACCCTGCATCACCAGGGCCGCCTGGTGGGCATCAGCTACCTGGACGAGGGGGCGCAGGCCACCTCGAGCGTCTACCAGTGCTTCGACCCCGACCTCTCCAAACGCAGCCTGGGCATCCTGATGATCCTGCACTCGATTCTGCTCTCGAGGGCCTGGGGCAAGGCCTACTACTACCCCGGCTACGCCTACCCGGAACCTTCCGAGTACGACTACAAAAAGCGGCTGGGGGCGCTGGAGTATTTCGACTGGCAGGGCCACTGGCTTGAGTTTGAGGACACACCCACACCCCAATCTGGCCGTTAG
- a CDS encoding alpha/beta hydrolase, with protein sequence MGSIPPLPGLVSTMVETPRLKTHVLLRGPSDGVPVLLIHGNASSNTFWEETMLALPDGFRAIAPDLRGYGDTEDKLVDATRGCMDWVDDLLGLMDLLGYARFHAAGHSLGGSVVWAMLAAAPERIHTATVIAPGSPFGFGGTKDILGTPCAPDFAGSGAGIVNPEFARLIAEGYRGSEFQAAPRNVMNSFYWKPPFRHPREEALLSGVLSEKIGPDKYPGDAEPSPHWPGVAPGKWGPANAISPKYVGDSVQRMLSAPSKPPILWVRGSDDPIVGDMSLFNMGTLGKLGVVPGWPGDEVHPPQPMVGQTRYVLEQYRANGGSFREEVIPDTGHSPHMEKPHIFNPLFHAHLQSV encoded by the coding sequence ATGGGTTCTATTCCTCCCCTGCCAGGCCTAGTTTCCACCATGGTCGAAACCCCTCGTCTCAAGACGCACGTACTGCTACGGGGCCCTTCCGACGGGGTGCCGGTGCTCCTGATTCATGGCAACGCCAGCAGCAACACCTTCTGGGAAGAAACCATGCTGGCCCTGCCGGATGGCTTTCGCGCCATCGCGCCCGACCTGCGCGGCTATGGCGACACCGAAGACAAGCTGGTTGACGCCACCCGCGGCTGCATGGACTGGGTAGACGACCTCCTGGGCCTGATGGACTTGCTGGGTTATGCCCGCTTTCACGCGGCCGGACACTCGCTGGGCGGCAGTGTGGTCTGGGCCATGCTGGCGGCGGCCCCCGAGCGCATCCACACCGCCACCGTCATCGCGCCGGGCTCCCCTTTTGGCTTTGGCGGCACCAAAGACATTCTGGGAACCCCCTGCGCCCCGGATTTTGCCGGCTCGGGGGCCGGCATCGTCAACCCCGAGTTCGCCCGGCTCATCGCCGAGGGCTACCGGGGCAGCGAGTTTCAGGCCGCCCCCCGCAACGTTATGAACAGCTTCTACTGGAAGCCACCCTTCCGGCATCCCCGCGAAGAAGCCCTGCTCTCGGGCGTTCTATCCGAGAAAATTGGGCCCGACAAGTATCCGGGCGACGCCGAGCCTTCGCCCCACTGGCCGGGGGTCGCCCCTGGAAAGTGGGGGCCGGCCAACGCCATCTCGCCCAAGTACGTGGGGGATAGCGTACAAAGAATGCTCTCGGCCCCCTCCAAGCCCCCCATCCTCTGGGTGCGCGGTTCCGACGACCCGATTGTGGGGGATATGAGCCTCTTCAACATGGGCACCCTGGGCAAGCTGGGGGTGGTGCCCGGCTGGCCGGGCGACGAGGTGCACCCCCCGCAGCCGATGGTGGGGCAGACCCGTTATGTGCTCGAGCAGTACCGGGCCAACGGCGGCTCCTTCCGCGAAGAGGTGATCCCTGACACCGGCCACTCACCCCACATGGAAAAGCCCCACATCTTCAACCCGCTGTTTCATGCCCACCTCCAGTCGGTGTAG
- a CDS encoding YpdA family putative bacillithiol disulfide reductase, which translates to MWDLIIIGAGPVGLAAAIEAKRAGLRAVVLEKGTIVHTLYRWPKETVFFSEAKNIEIGGHPFPSLSAKPTRREALQYYRRVAENEELDIRTYTEVTDLYPEPGHFRVSYRDRDGEGGLKSRFVLVATGYYDNPNRLGVPGEDLPHVRYGLDETLPYWNQRVVVVGGSNSAVEAALELYRAGARVTVVHHGPEIRPRVKYWLKPDFENRVKEGSINLLLNARVRAIAPREVLVETSSEQGFRSIPCDFVLIHIGYRAVDGLLRRAGVAYQGDAPVLSEAYETSLEGLFVAGSAGYGTDTRTVFIENGREHARRAVQEMVARMQRASGVIV; encoded by the coding sequence ATGTGGGACTTGATAATTATCGGTGCGGGGCCGGTGGGTCTGGCCGCTGCCATCGAGGCCAAGCGGGCGGGGCTACGGGCGGTGGTGCTGGAAAAAGGCACCATCGTGCACACCCTGTACCGCTGGCCCAAAGAGACGGTCTTCTTCAGCGAGGCTAAAAACATCGAAATCGGGGGGCACCCCTTTCCTTCGCTCTCGGCCAAGCCTACCCGTCGGGAGGCCTTGCAGTATTACCGCCGGGTGGCCGAAAACGAAGAGCTGGACATCCGCACCTATACCGAGGTAACCGACCTATACCCTGAGCCGGGACATTTCAGGGTGAGCTACCGCGACCGCGATGGGGAAGGTGGGCTGAAGAGCCGCTTTGTGCTGGTGGCGACGGGCTACTACGACAACCCCAACCGCCTGGGGGTGCCGGGGGAGGATCTACCCCACGTGCGCTATGGCCTCGACGAAACCCTGCCCTACTGGAACCAGCGGGTGGTGGTGGTAGGGGGTTCTAACAGCGCGGTGGAGGCAGCCCTCGAGCTCTACCGCGCCGGGGCCAGGGTCACAGTGGTTCACCACGGGCCCGAGATTCGGCCCAGGGTCAAGTACTGGCTCAAACCCGACTTCGAGAACCGGGTTAAGGAAGGCTCCATAAATCTGCTGCTCAATGCCAGGGTGCGGGCGATTGCTCCGCGGGAAGTGCTGGTAGAGACCTCGAGCGAGCAAGGCTTCCGGAGCATCCCCTGTGATTTTGTGCTCATCCACATCGGCTATAGAGCCGTGGATGGGCTATTGCGCCGGGCCGGGGTGGCCTACCAGGGCGACGCGCCGGTGCTCAGCGAGGCTTACGAGACCAGCCTCGAGGGCCTCTTTGTGGCCGGAAGCGCGGGGTATGGCACCGATACCCGCACGGTGTTTATCGAGAACGGTCGGGAACATGCGAGAAGAGCTGTGCAGGAAATGGTCGCGCGCATGCAGAGAGCGAGCGGCGTAATTGTGTGA
- the ilvB gene encoding biosynthetic-type acetolactate synthase large subunit → MNGAAAILKALEMQGVDTIFGHPGGTIMPTYDALYDSPIRHILVRHEQAGVHAATAYARASGRVGVCMATSGPGALNLVTGLQDALMDSTPVVALTGNVPQHLIGTDAFQEADVVGITQPVTKHNFQVRNVNDIPRVIAEAFYIASTGRPGPVLIDFPKDVQQAEFTGSFDVEIDLPGYKPTYKGHPRQIERALEALQKAEKPVLMVGGGALNAAPEIVALAEKTGIPVIPTLMGLGVFPGTHPQCLGMPGMHGSVAANRAIHHADTILAIGLRFDDRVTGKVSRFAPHAHTIIHVDIDPAEIGKLVKTTIPVVGDAKWVAAELVKGAQKLNLSKWWAQLEDWKTKHPFAWKPKPHLQSQEVIQAFWEATQGKAVVTSGVGQHQMFAAQFYKFDAPRSWINSGGLGTMGVGLPFAIGAALARPGELVIDFDGDGSFQMTLQELATLKKHNLNVKIVILNNGFLGMVRQWQDLFHAKRYSEVYLADSNPDFAKLAEAYGIRGITLTDKAKLHETVKEVLAHPGPVLLEARVYHEEGVFPMIPSGGAAEDMIIENPRETVAGD, encoded by the coding sequence ATGAACGGAGCCGCCGCCATTCTGAAAGCCCTGGAGATGCAGGGAGTGGATACCATTTTTGGGCATCCGGGGGGCACCATTATGCCCACCTACGACGCCCTCTACGACTCGCCCATCCGGCACATCCTGGTGCGCCACGAACAGGCCGGGGTACATGCTGCAACGGCCTATGCGCGGGCCTCGGGCCGGGTGGGGGTGTGTATGGCCACCTCGGGGCCGGGGGCCCTGAACCTGGTCACAGGTTTACAGGATGCCCTGATGGACTCCACGCCGGTGGTGGCCCTGACCGGCAACGTGCCCCAGCACCTGATTGGCACCGATGCCTTTCAGGAAGCCGATGTGGTGGGTATCACCCAGCCGGTCACCAAGCACAACTTCCAGGTGCGCAACGTCAACGACATTCCGCGGGTAATTGCCGAGGCTTTCTACATCGCCTCTACCGGGCGGCCTGGCCCGGTCTTGATCGATTTTCCTAAGGATGTACAGCAAGCCGAGTTTACCGGTAGCTTCGACGTGGAGATTGACCTGCCGGGCTATAAGCCCACCTACAAGGGCCACCCCCGGCAGATCGAGCGGGCCCTCGAGGCCCTGCAAAAAGCCGAAAAACCCGTGCTGATGGTGGGGGGCGGGGCGCTGAATGCGGCACCGGAAATCGTGGCCCTGGCCGAGAAAACCGGAATTCCGGTGATCCCAACCCTGATGGGGCTGGGGGTGTTTCCCGGAACCCATCCGCAATGCCTGGGGATGCCGGGGATGCACGGCTCGGTCGCGGCCAACCGGGCCATCCACCACGCCGATACCATTCTGGCCATTGGGCTGCGCTTCGACGATCGGGTGACCGGCAAGGTCTCGCGCTTTGCCCCCCACGCCCATACCATCATCCACGTAGACATTGACCCCGCCGAGATCGGCAAGCTGGTCAAGACCACCATTCCGGTGGTAGGGGATGCCAAATGGGTGGCGGCAGAGCTGGTCAAGGGGGCTCAAAAGCTGAACCTGAGCAAGTGGTGGGCGCAGCTCGAGGACTGGAAGACCAAACACCCCTTTGCCTGGAAGCCCAAGCCCCACCTGCAAAGCCAGGAGGTGATCCAGGCCTTTTGGGAGGCCACCCAGGGCAAAGCGGTAGTGACCTCGGGCGTGGGCCAGCACCAGATGTTTGCCGCGCAGTTTTATAAGTTCGATGCTCCGCGTTCCTGGATCAACTCGGGAGGCCTGGGCACCATGGGGGTGGGCCTGCCCTTTGCCATTGGGGCAGCGCTGGCCCGACCGGGCGAGCTGGTGATCGACTTCGACGGCGACGGCAGCTTCCAGATGACCCTGCAGGAGCTGGCTACCCTCAAGAAACACAACCTGAACGTCAAAATTGTGATTCTGAACAACGGCTTTTTGGGGATGGTGCGGCAGTGGCAGGATCTGTTCCACGCCAAGCGCTACAGCGAGGTCTACCTGGCCGACTCCAACCCCGACTTCGCCAAGCTGGCCGAGGCCTACGGCATCCGGGGTATCACCCTGACCGACAAGGCCAAGCTGCACGAGACTGTTAAGGAGGTTCTGGCCCACCCCGGCCCGGTGCTCTTGGAGGCGCGGGTCTACCACGAGGAAGGGGTTTTCCCCATGATTCCCTCGGGCGGTGCGGCAGAGGACATGATTATCGAGAACCCGCGGGAGACCGTGGCGGGCGACTAA
- the ilvN gene encoding acetolactate synthase small subunit, whose product MRHLVSVLVQDNPGVLQRIAGLIARRGFNIESLAVGRTHQPGLSRISLVVSGDDAVLEQVEKQLNRLIEVIKVTDHSEPHVERELALVKVSIAGMEERLEVKDIAEAFRARIVDVAKKSIIFELTGDSTKVNNFVEAMRPYGLLEVMRTGAVGMSRGEQVLKVREKKAV is encoded by the coding sequence ATGAGGCACTTGGTTTCGGTACTGGTACAGGACAACCCCGGCGTTTTGCAACGCATCGCGGGCTTGATTGCCCGTCGGGGCTTCAACATCGAGTCGCTGGCGGTGGGGCGCACCCATCAGCCCGGCCTTTCGCGCATCTCGCTGGTGGTTTCGGGCGACGATGCGGTCTTGGAGCAGGTGGAGAAGCAGCTCAACCGACTGATTGAAGTTATTAAGGTAACCGACCACTCCGAGCCCCACGTGGAGCGCGAGCTGGCGCTGGTCAAGGTGAGCATCGCCGGCATGGAGGAGCGCCTCGAGGTCAAGGACATCGCCGAGGCCTTCCGGGCCCGCATCGTGGATGTGGCCAAAAAGTCCATCATCTTCGAGCTCACCGGCGACTCCACCAAGGTCAACAACTTTGTGGAAGCCATGCGGCCCTATGGGCTGCTCGAGGTCATGCGCACCGGCGCGGTGGGGATGTCCCGCGGCGAGCAGGTACTCAAGGTACGCGAGAAGAAGGCGGTCTAG
- the ilvC gene encoding ketol-acid reductoisomerase, with protein sequence MKIYYDQDADIGFIKDKTVAILGFGSQGHAHALNLRDSGIKVVVGLRPGSRNEEKARKAGLEVLPVGEAVRKADVVMILLPDETQGAVYRAEVEPNLKEGAAIAFAHGFNIHFGQIKPRRDLDVWMVAPKGPGHLVRSEYEKGSGVPSLVAVYQDASGSAFPTALAYAKANGGTRAGTIATTFKDETETDLFGEQTVLCGGLTQLIAAGFETLVEAGYPPEMAYFECLHEVKLIVDLIYESGFAGMRYSISNTAEYGDYTRGPMVINREETKARMREVLRQIQQGEFAREWMLENVVGQPTLNANRNYWKDHPIEQVGPKLRAMMPFLKSRFSKEEVGS encoded by the coding sequence ATGAAGATTTACTACGACCAGGACGCAGACATCGGCTTTATCAAGGACAAGACTGTGGCCATTCTGGGCTTTGGCTCGCAGGGCCATGCCCACGCCCTGAACCTGCGGGACTCCGGCATCAAGGTGGTGGTGGGGCTGCGCCCCGGTAGCCGCAACGAGGAGAAAGCCCGCAAGGCGGGGCTCGAGGTACTTCCGGTTGGGGAAGCGGTGCGCAAGGCCGATGTGGTGATGATCCTGCTCCCCGACGAGACCCAGGGGGCCGTCTACAGGGCCGAGGTGGAGCCCAACCTGAAGGAAGGGGCTGCCATTGCCTTTGCCCACGGCTTCAACATCCACTTTGGACAGATCAAGCCGCGCCGCGACCTGGACGTCTGGATGGTGGCCCCCAAAGGCCCCGGCCACCTGGTGCGCTCGGAGTACGAGAAAGGCTCGGGCGTGCCCTCGCTGGTGGCGGTTTATCAGGATGCTTCCGGCTCGGCTTTCCCCACGGCGCTGGCCTACGCCAAGGCCAATGGCGGCACCCGCGCCGGCACCATCGCCACCACCTTCAAAGACGAGACCGAGACCGACCTGTTCGGCGAGCAGACCGTGCTGTGCGGGGGCCTGACCCAGCTCATCGCGGCCGGTTTCGAGACCTTGGTGGAGGCCGGCTATCCCCCCGAGATGGCCTACTTCGAGTGCCTGCACGAGGTGAAGCTGATCGTGGATCTGATCTACGAGTCGGGCTTCGCCGGGATGCGCTACTCCATCTCCAACACCGCCGAGTACGGCGACTACACCCGCGGCCCCATGGTCATCAACCGCGAGGAGACCAAGGCCCGTATGCGCGAGGTGCTGCGCCAGATTCAGCAGGGCGAGTTTGCCCGCGAGTGGATGCTGGAAAACGTGGTGGGCCAGCCCACCCTGAACGCCAACCGCAATTACTGGAAAGACCACCCCATCGAGCAGGTAGGCCCCAAGCTGCGGGCCATGATGCCTTTCCTTAAGTCCAGGTTCTCGAAGGAAGAGGTCGGTAGCTGA